The DNA segment TCACACAGACAGTTCATGGAATTAGCAGTAAACATACCAGAGCAGGAGCCGCAGCCCGGGCAGGCATTCTGCTCGATGTGCGTCAATTCTGTCTGATCGATCAGGCCCGCTTTCTTGGCACCGACTGCCTCAAACATGGTCGAAAGACTCATCGCCTTTCCCCTGTCATTTCCAGGCAGCATAGCTCCACCGCTCATAACGACGCTTGGTACATTGACGCGCAGTGCTCCCATCAGCATCCCCGGAACGATCTTATCACAGTTTGGCACCAGCACAAGACCGTCAAAGCCGTGTGCCTTTGCCATTGTTTCCACACTGTCCGCAATCAGCTCACGGGAGGCAAGGGAATATTTCATTCCGATATGTCCCATGGCGATTCCATCACACACACCGATGGAAGGCACCATGATCGGAGTACCGCCAGCCATCCGGATGCCCGCCTTGACCGCTTCTGTGATTTTATCCAGATGCAGATGCCCCGGAACGATTTCGGAATAGGCGCTGACCACACCGATCAGCGGCCGATTCAATTCTTCTTCTGTCAGTCCCAGTGCATAAAACAGCGAGCGCTGCGGTGCACAGGCATCTCCTCGAACGACAGAATCACTTGGTCTACCCATATCGAATGCCTCCTTATTTTTTCAGCCAGCTCATCATTTTACGCAGCTTTTCGCCAACCTTTTCAGACGGGTGCGCTGCATGAACACGACGCATTGCGAGGAAGTGGGAACGTCCTGCTGCCTTGTTTTCCGTAATCCAGTTGCCGGCAAACGTACCATCCTGAATCTCTGTCAGCACCTTTTTCATTTCCTTGCGTGTTTCTTCTGTAATCAGACGCTTTCCGGTTACGTAATCACCGTATTCAGCGGTATCAGAGATAGAATAACGCATCATTGCGAAGCCACCGCTGTTGATCAGATCGACGATCAGCTTCATTTCATGGATACACTCAAAGTATGCCATTTCCGGCTCATAGCCTGCTTCCACCAAGGTATCAAAGCCAGCCTGCATCAGTTCGCAGACACCGCCGCATAAGACAGCCTGCTCACCGAATAAATCAGTTTCTGTTTCTTCCTTAAAGGTTGTTTCAATGATTCCGGCACGTCCAGCTCCGATTCCTCCGGCATATGCCAGTGCATAATCATGTGCCTTTCCGGTAGCATCCTGATGTACAGCGATCAGTGATGGAACACCTCTGCCCTCCTGATACTGGCTGCGTACGGTATGTCCCGGACCCTTTGGCGCACACATTGTAACATCAACGCCTGCAGGTGCTACAATCTGATTAAAGTGGATAGAGAAGCCGTGTGCAAACATCAGCATGTTTCCTTCTTCCAGGTTTGGCTCAATGTCCTTCTTATAGATATCCGGCTGATCCTGATCCGGAGTCAGAATCATGATCACATCTCCTGCTTTTGCGGCAGCAGCGGTATCCATAACTGTTAAGCCGGCTTCCTCTGCCTTTGCACGGCTCTTGGAGCCCGGACGAAGTCCAACAACCACATTGACTCCGCTGTCCTTCAGGTTCAATGCATGTGCATGTCCCTGACTTCCATACCCGATGATTGCGACGGTCTTTCCTTTCAGAAGATCCATATTGCAATCTGCATCATAATAAACTTTTACCATTTTCGTTTTCCTCCTTATGTTTTCTGGTAATTCCTATTCTATCAAAACGTAATCGCTTACGTTTAATAAACGGTTTCTGTACTCAGCTGCAAGGCAGCCCCGCCTGTACGGCTGATTTCTTTAATATGGTATTCGCGAAGCTCCTCCAGAAAATAATTCACGGAAGCCGGCGTATCCGTCATTTCCACAATACAGCAGCCATCCTCTATAATCTGAGTCCTTCCATTGAAGTCCTCTACACACTTTTCAAAGGCTTCCATCTGGGCAGGTCGCGGTGCCACCTTTACCAGCATCACCTCACGGATAAACAGCTGTTCATCCGGTATTTCCTGTACAATTTTCACATCCTCCAGCTTATCCAGCTGCAGCTTGATCTGATTGACACTGGCAGCGTCGCCGCTCGTCGTAATTGTAATACGGGAATAGTTTTCATTTTCTGTCTCTCCCACTGCAAGGGACGCAATATTAAACCCTCGTTGAGAAAACAGATTCGTTACTCTTGTCAGTACCCCGAAGTGATTGGATACCAAGAGTGATAATACAGCTCTGTTCATACATTCATCTCCCTAGTTGCCATATAAGATAATATCCTTGCCGCTCTTTCCCGGAGGTATGATCGGATAGACACAGTCATCCTTGTCGATCCAGCAATCCACAATGCAGGGAACCTTGCTGGCAAGTGCTTCCTCCATAACTGCCTTGATATCATGACGCGTCTTAATACGCAGTCCCTTTCCACCGAATGCCTCCGCCAGCTTGACATAATCCGTCTGACGGTCAATGGATGTATTGGAATAGCGATGGTCATAGAATAGTGACTGCCACTGCCGTACCATGCCGAGCACATGATTATTGAATACAAGAATGACAATGGGAATATTAGCGCTCACAGCGGCTGCCATCTCATTCATATTCATGTGGAAGCTTCCATCTCCAGTAACCAGAATGA comes from the Erysipelotrichaceae bacterium 66202529 genome and includes:
- the ilvC gene encoding ketol-acid reductoisomerase, whose amino-acid sequence is MVKVYYDADCNMDLLKGKTVAIIGYGSQGHAHALNLKDSGVNVVVGLRPGSKSRAKAEEAGLTVMDTAAAAKAGDVIMILTPDQDQPDIYKKDIEPNLEEGNMLMFAHGFSIHFNQIVAPAGVDVTMCAPKGPGHTVRSQYQEGRGVPSLIAVHQDATGKAHDYALAYAGGIGAGRAGIIETTFKEETETDLFGEQAVLCGGVCELMQAGFDTLVEAGYEPEMAYFECIHEMKLIVDLINSGGFAMMRYSISDTAEYGDYVTGKRLITEETRKEMKKVLTEIQDGTFAGNWITENKAAGRSHFLAMRRVHAAHPSEKVGEKLRKMMSWLKK
- the ilvN gene encoding acetolactate synthase small subunit, which encodes MNRAVLSLLVSNHFGVLTRVTNLFSQRGFNIASLAVGETENENYSRITITTSGDAASVNQIKLQLDKLEDVKIVQEIPDEQLFIREVMLVKVAPRPAQMEAFEKCVEDFNGRTQIIEDGCCIVEMTDTPASVNYFLEELREYHIKEISRTGGAALQLSTETVY